One window of the Geotrypetes seraphini chromosome 19, aGeoSer1.1, whole genome shotgun sequence genome contains the following:
- the MTCH2 gene encoding mitochondrial carrier homolog 2 isoform X1, with product MADTYSQVLLGSGLTVLSHPLMYVKVLVQVGHEPLPPTLGRNIFGRQVYQLPGLFAYAKHIVKVDGKQGLFRGLIPRLCAGAVGTVVHSKVLQQYQEYDQVEDMANEQKEGLSSIDQVVKETSREMVARSAATLITHPFHVITLKIMVQFIGRETKYCGIFNSVTTIYQEEGIGGFFVGLIPRLLGDVISLWLCNMLAYLINTYALDNGMSSMGEMKGYSQAVTGFFASMLTYPFVLVSNLMAVNHCGLAGGLPPYAPLYHSWIDCWKQLSREGNMSRGNSLFFRKAPTGKTYVLEEKRFS from the exons GTAGGACATGAGCCTCTTCCACCAACTCTGGGACGAAACATTTTTGGACGCCAAGTTTACCAGCTGCCAGGTCTTTTTGCTTATG CTAAACATATTGTGAAGGTTGATGGAAAACAAGGCCTGTTCAGAGGATTAATTCCCAGGTTATGTGCAGGAGCTGTTGGGACAGTAGTACACAGTAAAGTTTTACAG CAATACCAGGAGTATGACCAGGTAGAG GATATGGCTAATGAGCAGAAAGAGGGTTTATCATCAATTGACCAAGTTGTCAAGGAG ACTTCTCGGGAGATGGTGGCTCGTTCTGCTGCAACACTAATCACACATCCATTCCACG TGATTACACTAAAGATCATGGTTCAGTTTATTGGACGGGAGACCAAATATTG TGGAATATTTAATTCCGTGACAACTATCTACCAGGAGGAAGGAATTGGTGGATTTTTTGT AGGCCTTATTCCCCGCCTCTTAGGTGATGTCATTTCCTTGTGGCTCTGTAATATGTTGGCCTACCTCATCAATACTTATGCACTGGATAACGGG ATGTCTAGTATGGGTGAGATGAAAGGTTACTCGCAAGCAGTTACAGGA TTCTTCGCCAGTATGCTGACTTATCCTTTTGTTCTTGTCTCAAATCTGATGGCTGTCAATCACTGTGG GCTGGCTGGAGGCCTTCCTCCTTACGCTCCTCTATACCACTCCTGGATTGACTGCTGGAAACAACTTAGCAGAGAG GGAAACATGAGCCGAGGGAATAGTTTGTTCTTCCGAAAAGCACCCACGGGGAAGACCTACGTGTTGGAAGAGAAGCGATTTTCCTAG
- the MTCH2 gene encoding mitochondrial carrier homolog 2 isoform X2 has translation MANEQKEGLSSIDQVVKETSREMVARSAATLITHPFHVITLKIMVQFIGRETKYCGIFNSVTTIYQEEGIGGFFVGLIPRLLGDVISLWLCNMLAYLINTYALDNGMSSMGEMKGYSQAVTGFFASMLTYPFVLVSNLMAVNHCGLAGGLPPYAPLYHSWIDCWKQLSREGNMSRGNSLFFRKAPTGKTYVLEEKRFS, from the exons ATGGCTAATGAGCAGAAAGAGGGTTTATCATCAATTGACCAAGTTGTCAAGGAG ACTTCTCGGGAGATGGTGGCTCGTTCTGCTGCAACACTAATCACACATCCATTCCACG TGATTACACTAAAGATCATGGTTCAGTTTATTGGACGGGAGACCAAATATTG TGGAATATTTAATTCCGTGACAACTATCTACCAGGAGGAAGGAATTGGTGGATTTTTTGT AGGCCTTATTCCCCGCCTCTTAGGTGATGTCATTTCCTTGTGGCTCTGTAATATGTTGGCCTACCTCATCAATACTTATGCACTGGATAACGGG ATGTCTAGTATGGGTGAGATGAAAGGTTACTCGCAAGCAGTTACAGGA TTCTTCGCCAGTATGCTGACTTATCCTTTTGTTCTTGTCTCAAATCTGATGGCTGTCAATCACTGTGG GCTGGCTGGAGGCCTTCCTCCTTACGCTCCTCTATACCACTCCTGGATTGACTGCTGGAAACAACTTAGCAGAGAG GGAAACATGAGCCGAGGGAATAGTTTGTTCTTCCGAAAAGCACCCACGGGGAAGACCTACGTGTTGGAAGAGAAGCGATTTTCCTAG